Proteins from a single region of Abyssalbus ytuae:
- the fabD gene encoding ACP S-malonyltransferase has translation MKAYIFPGQGSQFTGMGLDLYEKSPLAQELFEKANDILDFSITDIMFEGSAEDLKQTKVTQPAVFIHSVILSKVAGNNFKPEMVAGHSLGEFSALVANGSLNFEDGLKLVSQRALAMQKACELKPSTMAAVLGLEDEVVEKICAQTTGIVVAANYNCPGQLVISGETEAVNAACEALKEAGARRALVLPVGGAFHSPLMEPAREELAAAIENTTFNTLLCPVYQNVTAKAVTDPSEIKKNLIAQLTAPVRWTQSVQQMIKDGATLFTEVGPGKVLQGLVKKIDKEAEVASVEIE, from the coding sequence ATGAAAGCATACATATTTCCCGGACAGGGATCTCAATTTACCGGTATGGGGCTGGATCTTTATGAAAAATCCCCTTTAGCACAGGAACTTTTTGAAAAGGCAAACGATATTCTTGATTTTTCCATCACCGATATTATGTTTGAAGGATCGGCGGAGGATTTAAAACAAACAAAAGTTACCCAGCCAGCGGTATTTATCCACTCAGTGATATTAAGCAAAGTAGCAGGTAATAACTTTAAACCCGAAATGGTTGCAGGCCACTCTTTAGGAGAGTTTTCCGCATTGGTGGCCAATGGGAGCCTTAATTTTGAAGACGGTTTAAAACTTGTCTCACAACGGGCTCTTGCCATGCAAAAAGCATGCGAATTAAAACCCAGTACCATGGCAGCCGTCTTAGGACTGGAGGATGAGGTAGTGGAAAAAATCTGTGCCCAAACTACCGGAATAGTGGTAGCAGCAAATTACAACTGTCCGGGCCAGCTTGTTATCTCAGGTGAAACAGAGGCTGTAAATGCTGCCTGTGAAGCATTAAAAGAGGCCGGGGCCAGAAGAGCTTTGGTATTGCCAGTGGGCGGAGCTTTTCATTCTCCTTTAATGGAACCCGCCAGGGAAGAACTTGCAGCTGCAATTGAAAATACTACCTTTAACACCCTTCTTTGTCCGGTTTACCAAAATGTAACAGCAAAAGCAGTTACCGATCCTTCGGAAATTAAAAAGAATTTAATTGCTCAGCTTACAGCACCGGTACGATGGACCCAAAGTGTACAGCAAATGATAAAAGACGGGGCTACCTTGTTTACCGAAGTAGGCCCGGGTAAAGTTTTACAGGGACTGGTAAAAAAAATTGATAAGGAAGCCGAAGTAGCTTCGGTGGAAATAGAATAA
- a CDS encoding gamma carbonic anhydrase family protein: MIIKKLNGKEPQFGNNIYIAENAVIVGDVTMGNDCSVWFNAVIRGDVHYIKMGNKVNIQDGAVVHCTYQKSPTNIGNNVSIGHNAIVHGCTIHDNVLVGMGSIVMDNCIVESNSIIAAGAVVLQGTRVESGSIYAGVPAKKVKQVSEELTKNEIERIANNYIKYSGWYKEED; this comes from the coding sequence ATGATTATAAAAAAGCTAAACGGAAAAGAACCACAGTTTGGAAACAATATATACATTGCCGAAAATGCAGTTATTGTGGGCGATGTAACCATGGGGAACGATTGCAGCGTATGGTTCAATGCAGTTATAAGAGGCGATGTTCATTATATAAAAATGGGAAACAAGGTAAATATACAGGACGGAGCCGTGGTACACTGCACCTATCAAAAATCGCCCACCAATATAGGTAACAACGTTTCAATAGGCCATAATGCCATTGTACACGGCTGCACTATTCACGATAATGTCCTTGTGGGCATGGGAAGCATAGTAATGGACAATTGTATAGTGGAAAGTAACAGTATAATAGCAGCCGGAGCTGTAGTATTACAAGGCACGCGGGTTGAGTCCGGAAGTATCTACGCAGGAGTTCCTGCAAAAAAGGTAAAGCAGGTTAGTGAAGAGTTAACCAAAAACGAAATTGAGCGTATAGCTAACAATTACATAAAATATTCCGGCTGGTACAAAGAAGAAGATTAA
- a CDS encoding LytR/AlgR family response regulator transcription factor, whose amino-acid sequence MKLKSVIVEDEATGREILRNYLSKYCPQVELLGEASNIDEALVLIKSHEPDLVFLDVEMPFGNAFDLLDKVGNRTFEVIFVTAYNHYAIDALNNHASYYLMKPISIDELIKAVDYVSEIKEKENALQEKILSPKVKNVNGKITIPQQDGFEVLQTKDIFFCKADDNYTEIYLENKKILVSKTLKYFEEALAGYPFARIHKSYLVNVNQVVKYKKGKGGSVVLSNGKEIMVSASKKNELLSYFE is encoded by the coding sequence ATGAAGCTAAAATCTGTTATTGTAGAAGACGAAGCCACCGGACGGGAAATATTAAGAAACTATCTCTCAAAATATTGTCCGCAGGTAGAGTTACTGGGGGAGGCATCAAATATAGATGAAGCGCTGGTTTTAATTAAAAGCCATGAACCCGATCTTGTTTTTTTAGATGTTGAAATGCCCTTTGGTAATGCTTTTGACCTTCTTGACAAAGTTGGTAACCGGACTTTTGAAGTTATCTTTGTTACAGCCTACAACCATTACGCAATTGATGCACTAAATAATCATGCCTCCTACTATTTAATGAAACCTATTTCAATAGACGAACTCATTAAAGCCGTAGATTATGTGAGTGAAATAAAAGAGAAGGAAAATGCCCTGCAGGAAAAAATATTATCCCCTAAAGTAAAAAATGTAAACGGTAAAATCACCATCCCTCAGCAGGACGGTTTTGAAGTGCTGCAAACCAAAGATATTTTTTTCTGTAAAGCCGATGATAATTACACCGAAATTTATTTAGAAAACAAAAAAATACTCGTAAGCAAAACACTAAAGTATTTTGAAGAAGCCCTGGCCGGTTATCCTTTTGCAAGAATACATAAGTCTTACCTTGTAAATGTAAACCAGGTGGTAAAATACAAAAAAGGTAAAGGAGGAAGCGTAGTATTGTCAAACGGAAAAGAAATTATGGTATCAGCCTCCAAAAAAAATGAACTCCTGTCTTATTTTGAATAG
- a CDS encoding tetratricopeptide repeat-containing sensor histidine kinase codes for MKKYFTLILFILLFHTGYSQSIQQEKSFIVKGSVKTYETREPIDNVRVYVVGGRATETDIFGEFSLQVKTGDIIFFESPNIETIKYTIKSDEDIDVLVKGYEREQSSKKISRRSITSLKHQNYLDSADFYKKTDIEKSLTFIEKSLSVLSGKSENEKTAQSFSKLGDIYLYYKQYDLAISNYKSSLNAGYTTETDINLGKAYVLNQEYENAQKVFSELLKQNQLTVYNSILIYEGLGDAYKGLNNNTGAINNYKKALKIARDNLVTPKITDLNSKIAGVYSEQKNITQAEQFYQNSLSLAKKENPKRAVQEKEKVADFYNQNKLYDKEIELRQSNLEEVELMEEAVQSPVPVSTEAQDSITSQKINYKIANAYIMQQEFDKAIPYLERSIAEADNREDLVVQKDATRKLSEVYKNVGDYTKALETYQEYVQLVDQLYIKKEQEISQASRFSRDITLKQNRISSLEKDRELSQSKYDLAVKDQQLVAESNKRQKLIIYALIFGMFMMALTIYLFYRNSRQQKLANNLLALKSLRTQMNPHFIFNALNSVNNFIAQSDERSANRYLTEFSTLMRAVLENSEEDFIPLSKEIELLELYTKLEHSRFKEKFDYEIKIDENVKVEDFQIPPMLVQPYVENAIWHGLRYKESKGHLKIQLTQPDSETIKITIEDDGIGRRKSTELKTLNQRKQKSKGMGNIKKRIRILNDMYKDKVDVFIEDVLKDSTGTRVILTLKKD; via the coding sequence TTGAAAAAATATTTCACATTAATATTATTTATATTGCTTTTCCACACAGGTTATTCGCAATCTATACAACAGGAAAAGAGCTTTATTGTAAAGGGTTCGGTTAAAACCTACGAAACCAGGGAACCTATTGACAATGTAAGAGTATATGTTGTTGGAGGACGGGCAACGGAAACTGATATTTTTGGTGAATTCAGCCTGCAGGTAAAAACAGGAGATATTATATTTTTTGAAAGTCCCAACATTGAAACAATAAAATATACTATAAAAAGTGATGAAGATATTGATGTATTGGTAAAAGGTTATGAAAGAGAACAATCATCAAAAAAAATCTCACGCAGGTCAATCACTTCTTTAAAACATCAAAACTATCTCGATTCAGCTGATTTCTACAAAAAAACCGATATCGAAAAGAGCTTAACCTTTATTGAAAAGTCGTTATCAGTTTTGTCAGGAAAGAGCGAGAATGAGAAAACAGCACAATCATTTTCAAAGTTAGGAGACATTTATTTGTATTATAAACAGTATGATCTGGCAATCAGCAATTATAAAAGTTCATTAAATGCTGGTTATACTACAGAGACTGATATTAATCTTGGTAAAGCATATGTACTTAATCAGGAATATGAAAATGCCCAAAAGGTTTTTTCAGAGCTTCTCAAGCAAAATCAACTTACGGTATATAACAGCATTCTTATTTACGAAGGCCTGGGCGATGCTTACAAAGGCTTAAATAATAATACCGGTGCCATCAATAACTATAAAAAAGCATTAAAAATAGCCAGGGACAATCTTGTAACTCCTAAAATAACCGATTTAAACTCTAAAATTGCAGGAGTATATTCCGAACAAAAAAATATTACCCAGGCAGAACAGTTTTATCAAAACTCATTGTCCTTGGCAAAAAAGGAAAACCCCAAAAGGGCCGTTCAGGAAAAAGAAAAGGTAGCCGATTTTTATAATCAGAATAAATTGTACGATAAGGAAATTGAGCTAAGACAATCAAATTTGGAAGAAGTGGAATTAATGGAAGAAGCAGTACAATCTCCTGTACCTGTAAGTACCGAAGCACAGGACTCCATAACTTCACAAAAGATAAATTATAAAATAGCCAATGCCTATATAATGCAGCAGGAATTTGACAAAGCCATTCCTTATCTTGAGAGGAGTATTGCAGAAGCTGATAACAGGGAAGATCTGGTGGTTCAAAAAGATGCTACAAGAAAACTTTCGGAAGTATATAAAAATGTGGGAGATTATACCAAAGCGTTGGAAACCTACCAGGAATATGTTCAACTTGTCGATCAGTTATACATAAAAAAAGAACAGGAAATTTCTCAGGCCTCACGTTTTAGCAGGGACATAACTTTAAAGCAAAACAGAATATCGAGCCTTGAAAAAGACCGGGAACTCTCCCAAAGTAAATACGATCTGGCCGTAAAAGACCAGCAACTTGTAGCAGAAAGTAATAAAAGGCAAAAGCTTATTATCTATGCCCTTATTTTTGGCATGTTTATGATGGCCCTTACCATTTATCTTTTTTACCGAAATAGCAGGCAACAAAAGCTGGCCAACAATCTTTTAGCTTTAAAATCTCTCCGTACCCAAATGAACCCGCATTTTATATTTAATGCACTTAACTCGGTAAACAATTTTATAGCCCAAAGCGATGAACGCAGTGCCAACAGGTATTTAACCGAGTTTTCCACTTTAATGAGGGCTGTACTGGAAAATTCAGAAGAAGATTTTATACCGCTCTCCAAAGAAATAGAACTACTTGAGCTTTACACAAAGTTGGAACATTCACGCTTCAAAGAAAAATTTGATTATGAAATCAAGATAGATGAGAATGTAAAGGTAGAAGACTTTCAAATACCCCCCATGCTGGTACAGCCCTATGTAGAAAATGCAATCTGGCATGGATTGAGATACAAAGAAAGTAAAGGTCATTTAAAAATACAGCTCACCCAGCCAGATAGCGAAACCATAAAAATAACCATAGAAGATGATGGTATTGGAAGAAGAAAATCCACCGAATTAAAAACCCTGAACCAGCGAAAGCAAAAATCTAAGGGAATGGGAAATATTAAAAAAAGAATCAGGATACTAAATGATATGTATAAAGATAAGGTAGATGTTTTTATAGAAGATGTTCTTAAAGACAGTACCGGCACCAGGGTAATATTAACCCTGAAAAAGGATTAA
- a CDS encoding rhodanese-like domain-containing protein: MINAQENTPLKKSRVDYKGFTEITNEVNIYRQNRLISFDDFLKIKDENNTLILDTRSKEAYEKKHIKGAIHLNFSDFTEKKLAQVIPSKNTRILIYCNNNIDNDEVNFPGKIITMALNIPTFINLYGYGYRNIYELSDLLPESYIALEFEGTSIKQ; encoded by the coding sequence ATGATTAACGCTCAGGAAAACACTCCCTTAAAAAAATCGAGAGTAGATTATAAAGGGTTTACGGAAATAACAAATGAAGTTAATATATACCGTCAAAACAGGTTGATTAGCTTTGATGACTTTCTGAAAATTAAAGATGAAAATAATACGCTCATTCTTGACACACGTTCTAAAGAGGCTTACGAGAAGAAACATATTAAAGGAGCAATACATTTAAATTTTTCCGATTTTACCGAGAAAAAATTAGCACAGGTAATTCCCTCCAAAAACACCAGGATATTAATTTACTGTAATAATAATATTGATAATGACGAAGTAAATTTTCCCGGGAAAATTATAACCATGGCATTAAACATACCCACTTTTATAAACCTGTACGGGTATGGCTATAGAAATATATATGAGCTGTCTGACCTCTTACCGGAAAGTTATATCGCATTGGAATTTGAAGGAACATCAATCAAACAATAA
- a CDS encoding vWA domain-containing protein has protein sequence MKNLKHILSGVLIALVVINSYGCTKSNKNNISLFTNAINKPDRKYIKVALLLDTSNSMDGLINQAKAQLWDIVNELSYARCEHETPNLEIALYEYGNDNLPSSEGYIRQVIGFTNDLDEISEKLFSLTTNGGNEYCGQVIHTSLKQLEWGKNPDDLKLIFVAGNEPFTQGKINYKDAAADAKEKGIVVNTIFCGGYEQGISGKWKDGAIITGGDYMSIDHNQEIVQIVTPYDNTIIILNEKLNKTYIPYGSMGYSKLSMQREQDANAASVNEEIQLKRAVSKSSKMYKNSSWDLVDAAEDENFNYDSLKKDQLPASLQGKSTTEIKAYVKKQSEDRELIRRQIQELNKKRNKYIAEENKKATSNGLESAMINAIKKQAEKKDYKWVRQ, from the coding sequence ATGAAAAATTTAAAACACATTTTATCCGGGGTACTAATAGCCCTCGTTGTAATTAACAGCTATGGCTGTACTAAAAGCAATAAAAATAACATCAGCCTGTTTACAAATGCTATTAACAAACCTGACCGGAAGTATATTAAAGTTGCTCTTTTACTTGATACCAGCAATAGCATGGACGGTTTAATAAACCAGGCAAAAGCCCAATTATGGGATATAGTAAACGAGCTATCATATGCCAGATGTGAACATGAAACTCCTAACCTGGAAATTGCACTTTATGAATACGGGAATGATAATTTACCCTCATCGGAAGGATATATAAGACAAGTGATTGGCTTTACAAACGACCTGGATGAAATTTCCGAAAAGTTATTTTCATTAACTACAAACGGGGGCAATGAATATTGCGGACAAGTAATCCATACCTCATTAAAACAACTGGAATGGGGTAAAAATCCGGATGACCTGAAATTAATTTTTGTGGCCGGTAATGAACCCTTTACCCAGGGAAAAATTAACTATAAAGATGCTGCTGCCGATGCTAAAGAAAAAGGTATAGTTGTTAATACCATTTTTTGCGGAGGATACGAACAGGGAATTAGTGGAAAATGGAAAGATGGTGCAATAATAACCGGAGGCGACTATATGTCTATTGATCATAACCAGGAAATTGTTCAGATAGTTACGCCTTACGATAATACCATTATTATATTAAATGAAAAATTAAATAAAACATATATTCCTTACGGAAGTATGGGTTATAGTAAATTGAGCATGCAAAGAGAACAGGATGCCAATGCTGCTTCAGTAAATGAAGAAATACAGCTTAAGCGAGCGGTAAGTAAGAGTTCTAAAATGTATAAAAATTCCTCCTGGGATTTAGTAGACGCAGCAGAAGATGAAAACTTTAACTATGATTCATTAAAAAAAGACCAACTGCCGGCTTCGCTTCAGGGAAAATCCACTACCGAAATAAAGGCGTATGTAAAAAAGCAATCGGAAGACAGAGAACTTATCCGTAGGCAAATTCAGGAACTCAACAAAAAAAGAAACAAATACATTGCTGAAGAAAATAAGAAAGCTACCTCCAACGGACTGGAAAGTGCCATGATAAACGCAATAAAAAAACAAGCCGAGAAAAAAGATTACAAGTGGGTCAGACAATAG
- a CDS encoding PorP/SprF family type IX secretion system membrane protein, translating to MKPFKRIGALLFFLTLFNTNAQEGIPVYFDYLSDNYYLVFPSMAGANRQGGKIRLTARKQWFDIDRAPNLQTLNGHLRVGEKSGVGMILYRDENGYHSQGGVKLTYAHHLSFARNSVDLNQLSFGFSAGYIQSSLDESEFVSLFPDNAITGTNNSVSYFNVDLGMSYHFLEFYAHLAVKNALGSQRDLYSAEEIDNLRRYLGGLGYVFDLNGTNWVMEPSVLFQLSEYTKEATADINMKAYYKLKFGKLWGGLSYRRSLKAAQYNVESGLESQRLEMVTPIIGINIKNFMISYNYSYQTGDIRFDNGGFHQITLGYDFWQGSEPYECNCPAMNY from the coding sequence ATGAAACCATTCAAAAGAATAGGGGCGTTATTGTTTTTTTTAACTCTTTTTAATACTAATGCCCAGGAAGGGATACCTGTGTATTTCGATTACTTGTCGGATAATTATTATTTGGTTTTTCCTTCTATGGCAGGAGCAAACAGGCAGGGAGGTAAAATTCGGTTAACAGCCCGTAAGCAATGGTTTGACATAGACAGGGCACCTAACCTTCAAACCCTTAACGGCCATTTGCGTGTGGGGGAAAAAAGCGGAGTGGGAATGATTTTATACCGTGATGAAAACGGTTACCACTCACAGGGTGGTGTAAAGTTAACTTATGCACATCATTTATCATTTGCCAGAAACTCGGTGGATTTAAACCAATTGTCATTTGGTTTTAGTGCAGGCTACATACAAAGTTCATTAGACGAATCAGAATTCGTTTCTCTCTTTCCGGATAATGCCATAACAGGAACCAATAACAGCGTGTCTTATTTTAATGTTGATTTAGGCATGTCTTATCATTTTTTAGAATTTTATGCTCACCTGGCTGTAAAAAATGCATTAGGCTCTCAAAGAGATTTATATTCTGCCGAAGAAATAGATAACTTAAGACGTTATTTAGGGGGGCTGGGATACGTTTTTGATTTAAACGGGACAAACTGGGTTATGGAACCTTCTGTCCTTTTTCAGTTATCAGAATATACAAAAGAAGCCACAGCCGATATAAATATGAAAGCCTATTATAAACTGAAATTCGGAAAACTATGGGGAGGTTTGTCATATAGAAGGAGCTTAAAAGCTGCACAGTACAATGTTGAGAGCGGATTGGAAAGTCAACGACTGGAAATGGTTACTCCCATAATAGGGATTAATATAAAAAATTTCATGATTTCTTATAATTATTCTTATCAGACGGGCGACATCCGATTTGATAATGGTGGCTTTCACCAAATTACTTTAGGATACGATTTCTGGCAGGGAAGTGAACCCTATGAATGTAATTGTCCTGCAATGAATTATTAA